One window of the Falco biarmicus isolate bFalBia1 chromosome 2, bFalBia1.pri, whole genome shotgun sequence genome contains the following:
- the SPRY2 gene encoding protein sprouty homolog 2, whose translation METRAQHGSGSQALLQARRDSGRPHGEPDLRDVLMQQVHVLSLDQIRAIRNTNEYTEGPTVAPRPGVKSTPRLATQSKNERPHGLPEHRHFSRIQHAQTHAPPRAPLSRSISTVSTGSRSSTRTSTSSNSSEQRLLGSSSGPVADGIVRMQPKSELKSSELKPLSKEDLGAHSYRCEDCGKCKCKECTYPRTLPSCWICDKQCLCSAQNVVDYGTCVCCVKGLFYHCSNDDEDNCADNPCSCSQSHCCTRWSAMGVVSLFLPCLWCYLPAKGCLKLCQGCYDRVNRPGCRCKHSNTVCCKVPSVPPRNFEKPT comes from the coding sequence ATGGAGACGAGAGCTCAGCACGGCAGCGGGTCGCAGGCCTTGCTACAAGCTCGGCGTGACAGTGGGAGACCGCACGGGGAGCCTGACCTGCGGGATGTCCTGATGCAGCAGGTTCATGTCTTGTCGCTGGACCAGATCAGAGCCATCCGAAACACAAATGAGTATACGGAGGGGCCTACGGTGGCTCCACGGCCAGGGGTCAAGTCCACTCCTCGACTAGCAACCCAATCCAAAAATGAAAGGCCCCATGGCTTGCCCGAGCATCGTCATTTTAGCCGGATTCAGCATGCACAAACACACGCCCCTCCTCGGGCACCTCTGTCCCGATCCATCAGTACAGTCAGCACAGGTTCGCGGAGCAGTACAAGGACAAGTACAAGCAGTAATTCATCTGAACAGAGACTTCTAGGTTCATCCTCGGGGCCAGTTGCTGACGGGATAGTCCGAATGCAGCCCAAGTCTGAGCTCAAGTCAAGTGAGCTGAAGCCACTGAGCAAAGAAGACTTGGGAGCGCACAGCTACAGGTGTGAGGACTGTGGGAAGTGTAAGTGTAAGGAGTGCACTTATCCAAGGACCCTTCCATCATGTTGGATCTGTGACAAGCAGTGTCTTTGCTCAGCCCAGAACGTGGTTGATTACGGGACTTGCGTTTGCTGCGTGAAGGGCCTCTTCTATCACTGCTCCAACGATGACGAGGACAACTGTGCTGACAACCCCTGCTCCTGCAGTCAGTCGCATTGCTGCACTAGGTGGTCCGCCATGGGTGTGGTGTCCCTCTTTCTGCCTTGCTTGTGGTGTTACCTACCAGCCAAGGGTTGCCTTAAGTTGTGCCAGGGCTGTTACGACCGGGTAAATCGGCCTGGATGCCGCTGTAAACACTCCAACACCGTTTGCTGCAAAGTTCCCAGCGTCCCCCCCAGGAACTTTGAAAAGCCAACATAG